The following are encoded together in the Blautia obeum ATCC 29174 genome:
- a CDS encoding Fur family transcriptional regulator produces MGTKAPYQTKQMKQILAYLQTIEGTHVTAADVCSYFKEQGINVGTTTVYRNLEKMVEQRLVAKYNVDGTSSACFEYLGAEEHCHKMSCFHCKCEKCGKLIHLHCEDVVKLEQHLMDSHGFRMDPCRTVFYGICEECRGLEDDKKETETVHIRAK; encoded by the coding sequence ATGGGAACGAAAGCACCTTATCAGACAAAACAAATGAAACAGATACTGGCTTATCTTCAGACGATAGAGGGTACACATGTGACGGCCGCAGATGTCTGCTCCTATTTCAAAGAGCAGGGAATCAATGTCGGAACAACGACAGTTTATCGTAATCTTGAGAAGATGGTAGAACAGAGGCTTGTTGCCAAGTATAACGTGGATGGGACGAGCAGTGCCTGTTTTGAATATCTTGGAGCGGAGGAGCATTGCCACAAGATGTCCTGTTTCCACTGCAAATGTGAAAAATGTGGAAAACTGATTCATCTTCACTGCGAGGATGTGGTTAAACTGGAGCAGCACCTGATGGACAGTCACGGATTTCGCATGGATCCGTGCAGAACGGTTTTTTATGGAATCTGTGAAGAATGCAGAGGACTGGAAGATGACAAAAAAGAAACAGAGACTGTACATATCAGGGCAAAATAA
- the ptsP gene encoding phosphoenolpyruvate--protein phosphotransferase translates to MQCFQGKSVYKGIAMGPIVVLKKNDYQVKRTRIEDTEAEVKRVDEALKASQEQLQKLYDKAVREVGEASAAIFEVHQMMLEDEDYLEAIQNMIRTEQVNAEYAVAVTGDNFAEMFASMDDDYMKARSADIKDISERLVRNLSGQGDVDLSEIEPSVIVADDLSPSETVQMDKDKILAFVTVHGSTNSHTAILARMMNIPALIGVKMDLEALQSGVTAVVDGFQGMVTFDPDEETKAQTETKIQEEAEKLKLLQELKGKENITLDGRKINIYANIGSVGDIGYVMENDAGGIGLFRSEFLYLGRNDFPTEEEQFQAYKQAVQMMAGKKVIIRTLDIGADKQVDYFNLGNEDNPAMGYRAIRICLRQPEIFKTQLRALLRAAVYGNLSIMYPMITSTEEVKKIYEIVAEVEEELKAQEIQYKIPEQGIMIETPAAAIISDKLAEMVDFFSIGTNDLTQYTLAIDRQNEKLDEFYNPHHEAILRMIQMVVDNAHKCGKWAGICGELGADATLTEQFVRMGLDELSVAPSMVLKLRKIVREMKVEE, encoded by the coding sequence ATGCAGTGTTTTCAGGGAAAATCTGTATATAAAGGAATCGCGATGGGACCGATCGTGGTTCTTAAGAAAAATGATTATCAGGTAAAACGTACCCGTATCGAAGATACAGAAGCAGAAGTAAAACGTGTGGATGAGGCATTAAAAGCATCTCAGGAACAGCTGCAGAAACTGTATGACAAGGCTGTCAGAGAAGTTGGCGAAGCCAGTGCTGCAATCTTCGAAGTACATCAGATGATGCTGGAGGATGAGGATTATCTGGAGGCAATCCAGAATATGATCCGTACAGAACAGGTCAATGCCGAGTATGCGGTTGCGGTTACCGGCGATAATTTCGCAGAGATGTTTGCTTCCATGGACGATGATTATATGAAAGCACGTTCTGCCGATATCAAAGATATCTCTGAACGTCTTGTACGTAATTTAAGTGGACAGGGAGATGTGGATTTAAGCGAAATCGAGCCATCTGTAATTGTAGCGGATGATCTCAGCCCAAGTGAGACAGTCCAGATGGACAAAGATAAGATCCTTGCATTTGTAACAGTTCACGGATCTACCAATTCTCATACAGCGATTCTTGCGCGTATGATGAATATTCCGGCACTGATCGGAGTAAAAATGGATCTGGAAGCTCTTCAGAGTGGAGTGACAGCGGTTGTAGACGGTTTCCAGGGAATGGTTACTTTTGACCCGGATGAAGAGACAAAAGCACAGACTGAAACCAAAATACAGGAAGAAGCTGAGAAACTGAAGCTTCTTCAGGAACTCAAAGGCAAAGAAAACATTACTCTGGACGGACGTAAGATTAATATTTATGCAAACATTGGAAGCGTTGGCGATATTGGTTATGTGATGGAAAATGATGCCGGCGGAATCGGACTTTTCAGAAGTGAATTCCTGTATCTTGGAAGAAACGATTTCCCTACTGAGGAGGAACAGTTCCAGGCTTACAAGCAGGCAGTACAGATGATGGCAGGTAAGAAGGTTATTATCCGTACATTGGATATCGGAGCCGACAAACAGGTAGATTATTTCAATCTTGGTAATGAAGATAACCCGGCTATGGGATACCGTGCAATCCGTATTTGTCTGAGACAGCCGGAAATTTTCAAAACTCAGCTTCGTGCACTTCTCCGCGCAGCCGTTTATGGAAATCTTTCTATCATGTATCCGATGATTACTTCTACAGAAGAAGTAAAGAAAATTTATGAGATCGTAGCAGAAGTAGAAGAAGAGTTGAAAGCACAGGAGATTCAGTATAAGATTCCGGAACAGGGAATCATGATTGAGACTCCGGCAGCAGCGATCATCAGTGATAAACTGGCAGAGATGGTTGATTTCTTCAGTATTGGAACGAATGATCTGACCCAGTATACACTGGCAATTGACCGCCAGAATGAAAAACTGGATGAGTTCTATAATCCACATCATGAAGCAATCCTGCGTATGATCCAGATGGTTGTGGACAATGCGCATAAATGTGGTAAATGGGCAGGTATCTGCGGAGAACTTGGAGCAGATGCAACTCTTACCGAGCAGTTTGTACGTATGGGACTGGATGAACTCTCTGTAGCACCATCCATGGTTCTGAAGCTTCGTAAAATCGTTCGCGAGATGAAAGTAGAAGAATAA
- a CDS encoding HPr family phosphocarrier protein — protein sequence MKTFEYTIKDELGIHARPAGLLVKEAKKFESECTITKDGKTKKLTQLMMLMSLGVKQGDTVTVTAEGADEEAAAAALKEFFENNL from the coding sequence ATGAAAACATTTGAGTATACAATTAAAGACGAACTTGGAATCCACGCAAGACCGGCAGGACTTCTTGTAAAAGAAGCAAAAAAATTCGAATCTGAATGCACCATCACAAAAGACGGCAAAACAAAAAAACTCACACAGCTTATGATGCTTATGTCTCTTGGTGTAAAACAGGGTGACACTGTTACTGTAACAGCAGAAGGCGCTGATGAAGAAGCTGCAGCTGCTGCATTAAAAGAATTCTTTGAGAATAACTTATAA
- a CDS encoding PRD domain-containing protein encodes MLYRIAKILNHNSFMGIQDENNQECLVMGKGVAFGKKVGQTVPVTAEAKVYSLKEMTERGEAKDILKSVSPLCLEFANEVLNQAEQEFGKVDRTILFTMADHLDFAIRRIQNGEQISNPLTDDIRVMFYKEYKVASCIQELLKEKLQLEIDEHEIGYIALHVHAAIVDENVSQAMEIARTVRECISLVEKETGNSIDVMSLGYNRLMNHVRYMVARAIHGEKLKMNLNEYMSVKFPEAFMAAERICRQMEKSLKLPIPDIEIGYLAMHLERMLDTDINE; translated from the coding sequence ATGTTGTACAGGATAGCAAAAATTTTAAATCATAATTCCTTTATGGGAATCCAGGATGAAAATAACCAGGAATGTCTGGTTATGGGAAAAGGAGTTGCTTTTGGCAAGAAAGTGGGACAAACTGTTCCGGTCACTGCGGAAGCAAAGGTTTATTCATTGAAAGAAATGACAGAGCGAGGAGAGGCAAAAGATATCCTCAAATCGGTTTCACCACTTTGTCTGGAGTTTGCAAACGAAGTGCTGAATCAGGCGGAGCAGGAATTTGGCAAAGTAGACCGGACAATTCTTTTTACCATGGCAGATCATCTGGACTTTGCGATCCGCCGCATTCAGAATGGAGAGCAGATCAGCAACCCGCTGACTGATGACATCCGTGTTATGTTTTATAAAGAATATAAAGTAGCCAGTTGTATTCAGGAACTTCTGAAGGAAAAACTTCAGTTGGAGATAGATGAACATGAGATTGGCTATATCGCCCTGCATGTGCATGCTGCCATCGTAGATGAAAATGTTTCCCAGGCAATGGAGATTGCCAGAACAGTCCGCGAATGTATTTCTCTTGTAGAGAAAGAAACCGGAAATTCTATCGACGTCATGTCACTCGGATACAATCGTCTGATGAATCATGTGCGCTATATGGTAGCACGTGCAATCCATGGTGAGAAATTAAAAATGAATCTGAATGAATATATGTCCGTAAAGTTCCCGGAAGCATTTATGGCAGCAGAGCGAATCTGCCGTCAGATGGAAAAGAGCCTGAAGCTTCCGATTCCGGACATTGAAATCGGATATCTTGCCATGCATCTGGAAAGAATGTTAGATACGGATATCAATGAGTAA
- a CDS encoding PTS transporter subunit IIABC yields MKDKIFGVLQRVGRSFMLPIAILPVAGLLLGIGSSFTNATTIETYGLTKILGDGTLLHSLMVIMNSVGSAVFNNLPLIFAVGVAIGMAKKEKEVAALSAVIAFFVMNTAINAMLTVTGQILANGEIAESVLEGTITSVCGIQSLQMGVFGGIIVGLGVAALHNKFYRIQLPNALSFFGGTRFVPIISTIVYMFVGILLYFVWPVVQNGIYALGGLVTGTGYVGTLIFGLIKRALIPFGLHHVFYMPFWQTAVGGTMEVAGQMVQGGQNIFFAQLADSANIAHFSADATRYFSGEFIFMIFGLPGAALAMYQCAKPEKKKQAGGLLLSAALACMATGITEPLEFSFLFVAPALFAVQVVLAGSAYMIAHMLNIAVGLTFSGGFLDFFLFGILQGNAKTSWMRVIPVGIIYFFLYYFIFKFMIKKFDFKTPGREDDDVETKLYTKADVNARKEAQNGAVEAGSSDPVSEAITRGLGGKKNISDVDCCATRLRCTVKDASLVNDGILKATGASGVVHKGLGVQVIYGPNVTVIKSNLEDYLETAPDTLETPAESVETPEVSEQKEDAGQKVVDRIVISSPITGVAAELSTAPDEAFAQKMMGDGAVVTPEDPYVRAPEDGEVAFVFDTKHAIGFVTESGISLLIHVGIDTVKLNGEGFEALVESGQEVKKGDPMLKLDLDYLSKNAPSIVSPVLCTELEDNQRIHLLNEGQVKAGEPLFEIEVLQ; encoded by the coding sequence ATGAAAGACAAGATTTTTGGTGTTTTACAGCGAGTTGGACGAAGCTTCATGCTCCCGATCGCAATCCTTCCGGTAGCCGGACTTCTTCTTGGTATCGGAAGTTCTTTCACCAATGCAACAACGATTGAGACATATGGCCTGACAAAGATTCTGGGTGACGGAACACTGCTTCATTCCCTGATGGTGATCATGAACAGCGTAGGAAGTGCAGTCTTTAATAACCTGCCACTGATTTTTGCAGTTGGTGTTGCAATTGGTATGGCAAAGAAAGAAAAAGAAGTTGCAGCTTTATCAGCAGTTATCGCATTTTTCGTAATGAATACAGCGATCAATGCGATGCTGACAGTTACAGGACAGATTCTTGCAAATGGAGAGATCGCAGAATCCGTTCTTGAGGGAACGATCACTTCTGTCTGCGGTATCCAGTCACTGCAGATGGGCGTTTTTGGTGGTATTATCGTAGGACTTGGAGTAGCAGCTCTGCATAATAAATTTTACAGAATACAGCTGCCGAATGCACTGTCATTTTTTGGAGGTACCCGTTTCGTTCCGATCATTTCCACGATCGTCTATATGTTTGTGGGAATTCTTCTGTATTTTGTATGGCCGGTAGTTCAGAACGGAATCTACGCTCTGGGCGGTCTTGTAACAGGAACCGGTTATGTTGGAACACTGATTTTTGGACTTATTAAACGTGCTCTGATTCCATTTGGTCTTCATCATGTATTTTATATGCCATTCTGGCAGACTGCTGTCGGTGGTACAATGGAAGTTGCAGGACAGATGGTACAGGGCGGCCAGAATATTTTCTTTGCACAGCTAGCTGATTCTGCAAATATTGCACATTTCAGTGCTGATGCAACAAGATATTTTTCCGGAGAATTTATTTTTATGATCTTCGGTCTTCCGGGAGCTGCACTGGCTATGTATCAGTGTGCAAAACCTGAGAAGAAAAAACAGGCAGGAGGCCTTCTTCTGTCTGCAGCGCTTGCATGTATGGCAACCGGAATTACAGAGCCGCTGGAATTTTCATTCCTGTTCGTAGCTCCGGCACTGTTTGCTGTTCAGGTAGTTCTGGCAGGTAGCGCATACATGATCGCACATATGCTGAATATTGCCGTAGGACTTACTTTCTCCGGTGGATTCCTTGATTTCTTCCTGTTTGGTATTCTTCAGGGAAACGCAAAGACAAGCTGGATGAGAGTTATCCCGGTTGGTATTATTTATTTCTTTTTATATTATTTTATTTTCAAATTCATGATCAAAAAGTTTGATTTCAAAACGCCTGGTCGTGAGGATGATGATGTAGAAACAAAGCTTTATACGAAGGCTGATGTAAATGCCCGCAAAGAGGCACAGAATGGTGCTGTTGAAGCTGGTTCTTCTGATCCGGTCAGCGAGGCAATCACAAGAGGTCTTGGTGGTAAGAAAAATATCAGTGATGTGGACTGCTGTGCAACACGTCTTCGTTGTACGGTTAAGGATGCATCTCTGGTAAACGATGGTATTTTAAAGGCAACAGGTGCATCAGGTGTGGTTCATAAGGGACTTGGCGTACAGGTTATTTATGGTCCAAATGTTACCGTTATCAAATCAAATCTTGAGGATTATCTGGAAACAGCACCAGATACTCTGGAAACACCGGCGGAAAGTGTTGAAACACCGGAAGTAAGTGAGCAGAAAGAAGATGCCGGACAGAAAGTTGTCGACCGCATTGTGATTTCCAGCCCGATCACTGGTGTAGCGGCTGAGCTCTCTACAGCACCGGATGAGGCATTTGCCCAGAAGATGATGGGGGATGGTGCGGTAGTTACACCGGAAGATCCTTATGTACGTGCTCCTGAAGATGGAGAAGTTGCCTTTGTCTTTGACACAAAACATGCAATTGGATTTGTAACAGAATCCGGAATCAGTCTTCTGATTCATGTGGGAATCGATACTGTAAAACTGAATGGTGAGGGATTTGAGGCACTGGTAGAAAGCGGGCAGGAAGTGAAGAAAGGAGATCCGATGCTGAAACTGGATCTGGATTATCTGAGCAAAAACGCACCTTCTATTGTATCACCGGTTCTTTGTACAGAGCTGGAGGATAACCAGAGAATCCATCTGTTAAATGAGGGTCAGGTCAAAGCAGGAGAGCCGCTTTTCGAAATCGAGGTTCTTCAGTAA
- a CDS encoding carbon starvation CstA family protein, with translation MISFILCLALLIIGYFTYGKVVDNTFGPDDRETPAVSINDGVDYVVMPQWKLFLVQLLNIAGLGPIFGAMQGALWGPIVFLWITFGTIFAGGVHDYFSGMISERNSGSSVAEFTGKYLGGVMQNIMRVFSVVLLIMVGTVFAVGPAGLIVTLCKNGGLSGILTTTLFWLILILVYYFIATFISIDKIIGKIYPVFGLCLIIMAVGVIIGIYTNPEFTIPEIWSHMYSMHPAGTPIWSFMFITVACGAISGFHSTQSPLMARCMKSEKQGHFVFYGAMVAEGIIALIWAAAGCALYKVTGGLNTGLAEILSGGQSAAIYDVCSKTMGGVGIALAMIGVVVCPITSGDTAFRSARLTLSDWFHIDQGRYANRLKLCIPVLGVGAVLGIGNAVGAIDYTVIWRYFSWTNQTLAMIVLWAASMYLVSEKKNFWITAVPATFMSAVSSTYFILAPECLGGLINSKTAEGAVVYNTAVAYPIGIIFAIVLLVIFLRAAKKHAAA, from the coding sequence ATTATGTAGTGATGCCACAGTGGAAACTGTTCCTTGTACAGCTTCTTAACATTGCAGGATTGGGACCTATTTTTGGTGCGATGCAGGGTGCATTGTGGGGACCAATCGTATTTCTCTGGATCACGTTTGGTACAATTTTTGCCGGCGGTGTTCATGACTACTTCTCTGGAATGATCAGCGAACGTAATTCCGGAAGCTCAGTAGCAGAATTTACAGGTAAATACCTCGGCGGTGTTATGCAGAACATCATGCGAGTATTTTCAGTAGTGCTCCTGATCATGGTTGGTACTGTTTTTGCAGTAGGTCCGGCAGGTCTGATCGTTACCCTGTGTAAGAATGGCGGACTGTCAGGTATTCTTACCACTACACTGTTCTGGCTTATTCTTATTTTAGTGTATTATTTTATTGCAACATTTATTTCCATTGATAAGATCATCGGTAAGATTTACCCGGTATTTGGTCTCTGCCTGATCATTATGGCAGTTGGTGTTATCATAGGAATCTATACAAATCCTGAATTTACGATTCCTGAAATCTGGAGTCATATGTACAGTATGCATCCGGCAGGAACACCAATCTGGAGCTTTATGTTTATCACTGTAGCCTGTGGTGCAATCTCCGGTTTCCATTCTACTCAGTCACCATTGATGGCTCGTTGTATGAAGAGTGAGAAACAGGGTCACTTTGTATTTTATGGTGCAATGGTTGCAGAAGGTATCATTGCACTGATCTGGGCAGCAGCCGGATGTGCTCTTTATAAAGTTACAGGCGGATTGAATACAGGTCTTGCAGAAATTCTTTCCGGTGGCCAGTCAGCAGCTATCTATGATGTATGTTCCAAGACAATGGGTGGTGTTGGTATTGCACTTGCGATGATCGGTGTTGTTGTATGTCCTATTACTTCAGGTGATACGGCTTTCCGTTCAGCAAGACTTACTCTGTCTGACTGGTTCCATATTGATCAGGGAAGATACGCTAACAGACTGAAACTTTGTATTCCGGTTCTTGGTGTTGGCGCTGTTCTTGGTATTGGTAATGCAGTTGGCGCAATTGACTATACAGTTATCTGGCGTTATTTTAGCTGGACAAACCAGACACTTGCAATGATCGTTCTCTGGGCAGCATCCATGTATCTGGTAAGTGAAAAGAAAAACTTCTGGATCACAGCAGTTCCGGCCACTTTTATGAGTGCAGTTTCCAGTACATATTTCATCCTTGCACCGGAATGTCTTGGCGGTCTGATCAATTCCAAAACGGCAGAAGGCGCAGTTGTTTATAATACAGCTGTAGCTTATCCGATAGGTATTATTTTTGCAATCGTACTTCTTGTTATTTTCCTTCGCGCAGCGAAGAAACATGCAGCTGCCTGA